One stretch of Scatophagus argus isolate fScaArg1 chromosome 18, fScaArg1.pri, whole genome shotgun sequence DNA includes these proteins:
- the si:ch73-206p6.1 gene encoding phospholipid scramblase 1, whose translation MNMYAVPSPGIPGCPPGLEYLTQVDQLLIKQKVELVEALVGFESNNKYEVRNTLGQNVFYAVEENDCLSRQCCGPLRPFSIHVLDNFGQEVITVTRPLKCMSCFFPCCLQELEVQAPPGNTVGYVVQQWHPFSPKFLVANEHSEPVLKIHGPFCGWSCLPDVDFEILTMDEVSKIGKISKQWTGLLREAFTDSDNFGIQFPMDLDVRMKAVMIGACFLIDFMFFETTN comes from the exons ATGAATATGTATGCTGTGCCGAGCCCGGGAATACCAGGCTGTCCGCCGGGTCTAGAATACCTGACTCAG GTGGATCAGCTACTCATCAAACAGAAAGTTGAGCTTGTTGAAG CCCTTGTTGGTTTTGAAAGCAACAACAAGTATGAAGTCCGTAACACCCTGGGCCAGAACGTGTTCTACGCCGTCGAGGAGAACGACTGTCTGAGTCGACAGTGCTGTGGTCCCCTGCGGCCCTTCAGCATTCACGTCCTCGACAATTTTGGACAGGAGGTCATCACCGTCACCAGGCCGCTGAAGTGCATGTCTTGCTTCTTTCCTTGTTGTTTACAAGAG CTGGAGGTGCAGGCTCCCCCTGGTAACACAGTGGGGTACGTTGTACAACAGTGGCACCCGTTCTCCCCTAAGTTCCTCGTTGCGAATGAACACAGTGAGCCTGTACTGAAGATCCACGGGCCCTTCTGTGGATGGAGCTGCCTTCCAGACGTTGACTTTGAG ATTTTGACAATGGATGAAGTCAGTAAGATTGGTAAAATCAGCAAGCAGTGGACAGGACTTCTCCGGGAAGCGTTCACAGATTCAGACAACTTTGGTATCCAGTTTCCCATGGATCTGGATGTGAGAATGAAGGCCGTAATGATCGGTGCATGTTTTCTCATT GATTTTATGTTCTTTGAGACGACTAACTAG